One genomic segment of Ricinus communis isolate WT05 ecotype wild-type chromosome 5, ASM1957865v1, whole genome shotgun sequence includes these proteins:
- the LOC8262353 gene encoding double-stranded RNA-binding protein 4 isoform X2, producing MDEFIPIIDSTPTPLPPLPPAVSTSCPAPEHLMYKNRLQEYTQRQSLQLPIYQTVNEGYPHDPKFRSTVLVDGEEYTSHNTFSHRKEAEQDVAKLALTSITEKIKDEIKDEKFTHEDTVACKSILNEYAVKMQLEMPTYNTVKQGGLFPIFVSSSVFNGVTYNGDMGRTKKEAEQLAARAAVLSLLRNVESGEIISKFFKSKRKLYVGFHKSDSQDAQNSNMPVVGKDIKTEALMVSNVVPIPEAASALHPPHHEFTKTKPEKICEGIDLPIAFVHPVSGQSVDVALESGKKRRKNKKKPNKKLRSCQWMLCL from the exons ATGGATGAATTCATACCCATTATTGATTCTACTCCAACTCCACTTCCGCCTCTGCCTCCGGCTGTCTCTACCTCTTGCC CGGCCCCAGAACACTTGATGTATAAAAATCGACTACAAGAGTACACACAACGGCAATCCTTGCAACTACCAATTTATCAAACTGTCAATGAAGGATACCCACATGACCCAAAGTTTAGGTCAACGGTTTTAGTGGATGGAGAAGAATACACTTCTCATAATACATTTTCGCATCGAAAGGAAGCTGAACAAGATGTTGCAAAACTTGCATTGACTTCGATAAcagaaaagataaaggatgAAATAAAGGATGAAAAATTTACTCACGAG GACACAGTGGCTTGCAAGTCCATCTTAAATGAGTATGCGGTCAAGATGCAACTGGAAATGCCTACATATAACACTGTTAAGCAAGGAGGGCTGTTTCCAATTTTTGTATCTTCTTCAGTTTTCAATGGTGTGACCTATAATGGTGACATGGGTAGAACCAAGAAGGAGGCTGAACAATTGGCAGCTCGTGCTGCGGTTCTTTCACTTTTGA GGAATGTGGAGTCGGGggaaattatttctaaatttttcaaGTCTAAACGCAAATTATATGTTGGATTTCATAAATCTGATTCACAAGATGCCCAAAATAGCAATATGCCTGTGGTTGGTAAAGATATAAAAACTGAAGCTCTTATGGTTAGTAATGTTGTGCCAATTCCTGAGGCAGCTTCTGCATTGCATCCTCCCCATCATGAATTCACCAAAACGAAACCAGAAAAAATCTGTGAGGGAATTGATCTTCCGATAGCTTTTGTGCATCCAGTATCAGGACAGTCTGTGGATGTTGCTCTTGAATCTGGGAAGAAGAGgagaaagaataagaaaaagccTAACAAAAAATTGCGAA GTTGCCAGTGGATGCTGTGCCTTTGA
- the LOC8262354 gene encoding transcription factor RHD6: MALAKDRIGSVQTCAYNGNLMGDLSSLDPYTFDGKHKLVPEEGESNIKNLAMSHSYSSSLGSPSSANSNEFLFHSARHQAHEGAHSLINFRGGYDGFLHGNGSLLSFEQNNKVSSQTSSGLKEDYSTWEVDFNCNYQWNQMNPKSSADPRLVENINCFHTASNFNSIDNSEKEDPGDWLYSEGTIITDHSIQEPGTQDANFHKRPHMGESTQAVKKQCNSATKKQKPKTSPSKDPQSIAAKNRRERISERLKILQELVPNGSKVDLVTMLEKAISYVKFLQLQVKVLATDEFWPVQGGKVPDVSQVKEAIDAILSSQKDRNSSSSSK, encoded by the exons ATGGCACTTGCTAAAGACCGTATCGGTTCAGTTCAAACTTGCGCCTACAATGGAAATTTGATGGGCGATCTTTCCTCTTTAGATCCTTATACATTTGATGGAAAACACAAATTGGTTCCTGAAGAAGGAGAAAGCAATATCAAGAACTTAGCCATGAGccattcttattcttcttctcttggCAGTCCAAGTAGTGCTAATTCTAATGAATTCCTGTTTCATTCTGCAAGGCATCAAGCTCATGAAGGAGCTCATTCGTTGATCAATTTTCGAGGCGGGTATGATGGTTTCTTACATGGCAATGGATCTTTGCTTAGCTTTGAGCAAAACAATAAGGTTTCCTCACAAACTAGTAGTGGTCTGAAAGAAGATTACTCAACCTGGGAGGTGGATTTCAACTGCAATTACCAGTGGAATCAAATGAATCCAAAGTCTAGTGCAGACCCTCGTTTGGTTGAGAATATTAATTGCTTTCATACAGCTAGTAATTTCAATTCCATTGACAATTCTGAAAAGGAAGATCCTGGGGATTGGCTATACTCTGAAGGGACTATAATTACGGATCACAGCATTCAAGAACCTGGAACACAAGATGCAAACTTCCATAAGCGTCCACATATg GGAGAGAGTACGCAAGCTGTGAAGAAGCAGTGCAACAGTGCAACTAAGAAGCAAAAACCCAAGACGTCTCCATCTAAAGATCCACAGAGTATTGCAGCCAAG AATCGAAGAGAGCGGATTAGCGAACGGCTGAAGATATTGCAGGAGCTTGTGCCAAATGGCTCAAAG GTTGATTTGGTTACCATGTTAGAGAAAGCCATTAGTTATGTCAAGTTTCTTCAATTGCAAGTAAAG GTTTTAGCTACGGATGAATTTTGGCCGGTTCAAGGTGGCAAAGTTCCTGATGTTTCTCAAGTAAAGGAAGCCATTGATGCCATTCTTTCATCTCAGAAAGACAGGAACTCAAGTTCAAGCTCAAAGTAA
- the LOC8262356 gene encoding pentatricopeptide repeat-containing protein At1g77360, mitochondrial translates to MGKYGRRKRHGHGHDHNNESSYKKPQHHSLSSSSSSAAAAATTTTAYPNKHPTFPSYLETPNLSPKIKLLCEIIAKIPSSTVETILDETGLYVSQYDVEQVIKLSYSFPGPAVKFFRWAGFRLQDNHSPYSWNLVVDLLGKNCLFDAMWDAIKSMKSKELVSLATFASVFGSYVTAGRVKDAIFTFEVMNQYGVVRDVVALNSLLSAICRDGKTVDAVDFLFVAKNSIKPDADTFAILLEGWEKELNLVNSRQTFDEMVREIGWDPANTPAYDTFLCTLLMGRIGFNEVIEFLEIMKEKRCCPGMRFFRAAIEECLKVNDVRVAGLIWEVMMETNGFRPDIEMYNLMISLYCYTNNTDIALRFLDEMVYNGVFPDRQTYNLLFQFLIKSRKLKEASVLFNEMIKNECLPNQANCSAAVRVFMHSKDPYMAIKVWKCMIENYELDLEETGNLLIVELCDLHMDPEAVKYAESMIGKGIKVTSPTMEKLKLCLKQARKEFVYERLLRKWKAG, encoded by the coding sequence ATGGGCAAGTACGGAAGAAGAAAACGCCATGGCCATGGCCATGACCATAACAATGAAAGTTCCTATAAGAAGCCCCAGCACCActctctctcctcctcctcctcctcagcagcagcagcagcaacaacaacaacagcaTACCCTAATAAACACCCTACTTTTCCTTCCTATCTAGAGACCCCAAATCTCTCTCCAAAAATTAAACTTCTGTGTGAAATAATCGCCAAAATCCCATCTTCCACCGTCGAAACCATCTTAGACGAGACCGGCCTCTACGTCTCTCAATACGATGTCGAACAAGTAATCAAACTATCCTACTCATTCCCTGGTCCAGCTGTTAAGTTCTTTCGCTGGGCTGGTTTTCGGCTTCAAGATAATCATAGCCCATATTCATGGAATCTTGTAGTTGATCTTCTAGGAAAGAATTGTTTGTTTGATGCAATGTGGGACGCAATTAAGTCTATGAAATCAAAAGAGTTAGTTTCTTTAGCAACATTTGCTTCTGTTTTTGGTAGTTATGTCACTGCTGGTAGAGTTAAAGATGCAATCTTCACTTTTGAAGTTATGAATCAATATGGTGTTGTTCGCGATGTTGTTGCATTAAACTCTTTATTAAGTGCTATTTGTAGAGATGGTAAAACTGTTGATGCTGTTGACTTTTTATTTGTGGCCAAGAATTCTATAAAGCCTGATGCTGATACGTTTGCCATTCTGTTAGAAGGGTGGGAAAAAGAACTGAATTTGGTTAATTCTAGGCAAACTTTTGATGAAATGGTGAGGGAAATTGGTTGGGATCCTGCTAATACTCCAGCCTACGATACATTTTTGTGTACTTTGCTTATGGGTCGTATTGGGTTCAATGAGGTTATTGAGTTTTTGGAAATTATGAAAGAGAAGAGGTGTTGTCCGGGAATGAGATTTTTTAGGGCTGCTATCGAAGAGTGTTTGAAGGTTAATGATGTTAGAGTAGCTGGATTGATTTGGGAGGTAATGATGGAGACAAATGGATTTAGGCCGGATATTGAGATGTataatttgatgatatctttgTATTGTTATACTAATAATACTGATATAGCACTAAGGTTTCTTGATGAGATGGTTTACAATGGGGTGTTTCCTGATAGACAAACGTATAATCTTCTGTTCCAGTTTTTGATAAAGAGCAGGAAGTTAAAGGAGGCGTCAGTTTTGTTCAATGAGATGATTAAAAATGAGTGCCTTCCTAATCAAGCAAATTGTAGTGCTGCAGTTAGGGTGTTTATGCATTCGAAGGATCCTTATATGGCTATCAAAGTTTGGAAATGCATGATAGAGAATTATGAATTGGACCTAGAGGAGACTGGAAATCTGTTGATTGTTGAGCTTTGTGATCTCCACATGGATCCTGAAGCAGTAAAATATGCTGAGAGTATGATTGGGAAAGGAATTAAGGTCACCTCTCCCACCATGGAAAAATTGAAACTTTGCCTTAAGCAAGCAAGAAAGGAATTTGTGTATGAACGACTTCTGAGAAAGTGGAAAGCTGGTTAG
- the LOC8262353 gene encoding double-stranded RNA-binding protein 4 isoform X1, whose translation MDEFIPIIDSTPTPLPPLPPAVSTSCPAPEHLMYKNRLQEYTQRQSLQLPIYQTVNEGYPHDPKFRSTVLVDGEEYTSHNTFSHRKEAEQDVAKLALTSITEKIKDEIKDEKFTHEDTVACKSILNEYAVKMQLEMPTYNTVKQGGLFPIFVSSSVFNGVTYNGDMGRTKKEAEQLAARAAVLSLLRNVESGEIISKFFKSKRKLYVGFHKSDSQDAQNSNMPVVGKDIKTEALMVSNVVPIPEAASALHPPHHEFTKTKPEKICEGIDLPIAFVHPVSGQSVDVALESGKKRRKNKKKPNKKLRSESQLPVDAVPLNQAAPYSVAS comes from the exons ATGGATGAATTCATACCCATTATTGATTCTACTCCAACTCCACTTCCGCCTCTGCCTCCGGCTGTCTCTACCTCTTGCC CGGCCCCAGAACACTTGATGTATAAAAATCGACTACAAGAGTACACACAACGGCAATCCTTGCAACTACCAATTTATCAAACTGTCAATGAAGGATACCCACATGACCCAAAGTTTAGGTCAACGGTTTTAGTGGATGGAGAAGAATACACTTCTCATAATACATTTTCGCATCGAAAGGAAGCTGAACAAGATGTTGCAAAACTTGCATTGACTTCGATAAcagaaaagataaaggatgAAATAAAGGATGAAAAATTTACTCACGAG GACACAGTGGCTTGCAAGTCCATCTTAAATGAGTATGCGGTCAAGATGCAACTGGAAATGCCTACATATAACACTGTTAAGCAAGGAGGGCTGTTTCCAATTTTTGTATCTTCTTCAGTTTTCAATGGTGTGACCTATAATGGTGACATGGGTAGAACCAAGAAGGAGGCTGAACAATTGGCAGCTCGTGCTGCGGTTCTTTCACTTTTGA GGAATGTGGAGTCGGGggaaattatttctaaatttttcaaGTCTAAACGCAAATTATATGTTGGATTTCATAAATCTGATTCACAAGATGCCCAAAATAGCAATATGCCTGTGGTTGGTAAAGATATAAAAACTGAAGCTCTTATGGTTAGTAATGTTGTGCCAATTCCTGAGGCAGCTTCTGCATTGCATCCTCCCCATCATGAATTCACCAAAACGAAACCAGAAAAAATCTGTGAGGGAATTGATCTTCCGATAGCTTTTGTGCATCCAGTATCAGGACAGTCTGTGGATGTTGCTCTTGAATCTGGGAAGAAGAGgagaaagaataagaaaaagccTAACAAAAAATTGCGAAGTGAATCTCA GTTGCCAGTGGATGCTGTGCCTTTGAATCAAGCGGCACCATATTCAGTTGCCTCATAA